One window of Trifolium pratense cultivar HEN17-A07 linkage group LG5, ARS_RC_1.1, whole genome shotgun sequence genomic DNA carries:
- the LOC123884164 gene encoding uncharacterized protein LOC123884164 isoform X1, producing the protein MMSVEMTIEVPNSSQQQLHRVASAQFRRPLLHLVSTKEHKKRYLTQCVPLHKAALKGDWKEGRKIIEQDPELLYSAITSGWGTVLHIAAGSNHVHFVDELVKLMDGDALELQDNKGNTAFCFAAAGGNVQIAEIMYEKNALLPSIRGGVGVTPLYLAALQGKSEMALYLFTKSREILEENDWSMVFLICINSGLYDLALEMLNEKETLAFTRGGDSNETGLHLLARKYLACDCQSLGHRKNLLHLCTRDAPILKLIRKMWDKYLFLDDIDMKKIMSEPDQVTFIAAEVGNFEFLSLVTSTYPDLIWELNNEGQSIIYIAILHRHANIFNLIHEIGAFKDFITSFVDINNNNFLHSVAKLAPPDRLNIVSGAALQMMLELSWFEEVKKVIPSSLIEAKNSEGLTPRELFTKEHEELLKKGESWMKQTANSCMIVSTLIATGVFSAAFSLPGGNNDNTESPNYLNKRSFLIFALSDSMALISSSTSILIFLSILISRYAEQDFLKSLPLKLISGLVALFVSIISMMVAFSSAFFITYYHGLKWVPNFISALAFLPIPLFIYLQFSLWSDIVYSAYICRFLFKPSKRMIV; encoded by the exons ATGATGTCTGT aGAAATGACTATAGAAGTCCCCAACTCTAGCCAACAACAATTGCATAGAGTTGCTTCAGCTCAGTTTAGAAGGCCTCTCCTCCATTTAGTTTCCACTA AAGAACACAAAAAGAGATACCTAACTCAATGTGTGCCCCTTCACAAAGCAGCACTAAAAGGTGATTGGAAAGAAGGTAGAAAAATAATAGAACAAGATCCAGAATTGTTGTACTCTGCCATAACATCTGGGTGGGGAACAGTACTCCATATTGCAGCAGGATCAAATCATGTTCACTTTGTGGATGAGTTGGTAAAACTAATGGACGGTGATGCTTTGGAATTGCAAGATAACAAGGGAAACACGGCTTTTTGCTTTGCTGCAGCAGGTGGAAATGTTCAAATTGCTGAAATAATGTACGAAAAGAATGCATTATTGCCATCAATTAGAGGTGGAGTAGGTGTCACTCCTCTTTACTTGGCTGCATTACAAGGAAAAAGTGAAATGGCATTGTATTTGTTTACTAAATCTAGAGAAATACTTGAGGAAAATGATTGGAGTATGGTTTTTCTCATTTGTATAAACTCAGGACTCTATG ATTTAGCCCTAGAAATGTTAAATGAGAAAGAAACACTAGCTTTCACTCGTGGTGGAGATTCCAATGAGACGGGCTTACACCTTTTGGCTCGAAAATATTTAGCATGTGATTGTCAAAGTCTTGGACATCGCAAAAACCTCTTACACTTAT GTACGAGGGATGCTCCAATTCTTAAGCTTATTAGAAAAATGTGGGATAAGTATCTTTTCCTAGATGACATAGATATGAAGAAAATCATGAGCGAACCAGATCAAGTAACATTTATTGCAGCTGAAGTTGGAAATTTTGAGTTTCTATCCTTGGTTACGAGTACTTATCCTGATTTGATATGGGAACTTAATAACGAGGGTCAAAGCATAATCTACATTGCTATTTTGCACAGACATGCTAATATCTTCAATTTGATACATGAAATTGGCGCATTCAAAGATTTCATAACTTCTTTTGTGGATATTAACAACAATAATTTCTTGCATTCTGTTGCAAAATTAGCACCCCCGGATCGACTCAATATAGTTTCTGGAGCTGCTCTTCAAATGATGCTCGAGTTGTCATGGTTTGAG GAGGTGAAAAAGGTAATACCATCATCATTAATAGAAGCAAAAAATTCTGAAGGCTTAACACCTCGTGAACTATTTACAAAAGAACATGAAGAATTACTTAAAAAAGGTGAATCATGGATGAAACAAACAGCAAATTCTTGTATGATTGTTTCAACTCTGATAGCAACAGGAGTATTTTCAGCCGCATTCAGCTTACCAGGTGGCAACAATGATAACACAGAATCTCCCAATTATTTGAACAAACGATCATTTCTCATATTTGCTTTATCAGATTCCATGGCACTCATCTCATCTTCAACTTCGATCCTAATTTTTCTTTCTATCCTTATCTCGCGATATGCTGAACAAGATTTTCTCAAGTCATTGCCATTGAAGTTGATCTCTGGATTAGTAGCATTGTTTGTCTCAATAATCAGCATGATGGTAGCATTTAGTAGTGCATTTTTCATAACATATTATCATGGTTTGAAATGGGTTCCTAACTTCATTTCTGCTCTTGCATTTTTACCAATACCATTGTTTATATATCTGCAGTTTTCTTTATGGTCTGATATAGTGTACTCTGCTTATATTTGTAGATTTTTATTTAAGCCAAGTAAACGTATGATTGTTTAG
- the LOC123885516 gene encoding mediator of RNA polymerase II transcription subunit 18 isoform X1 has product MECVVQGIIETQHVEEIPHEGLYSRQLRHLILFLLQHVEALEILLQGLCGVQRERLRIHELFLKNNPNLGTGSSEVRLLCDLEQTEPSWTVRHVGGAMRGAGADQISVLVRTMVESKVSKNVLRMFYVLGYRLDHELLRVGFSFQFNRGAQITVTVSSVNKMLKLHATDEAVPVTPGIQMVEVTAPASAENYTEVAAAVQSFCEYLAPLLHLSKPGVSTGVVPTAAAAAASLMSDGGGTPL; this is encoded by the exons ATGGAATGCGTGGTTCAGGGAATTATAGAGACACAG cATGTCGAGGAAATACCCCATGAAGGACTGTATTCAAGACAACTTCGACATTTGATATTGTTTCTTTTGCAGCATGTCGAGGCTCTTGAGATTCTTCTTCAAGGACTATGTGGTGTTCAGAGAGAACGATTAAGAATCCATGAATTGTTCCTCAAGAATAATCCTAACTTGG GCACGGGATCCTCTGAGGTTCGACTTTTATGTGATTTAGAGCAAACTGAACCCTCATG GACTGTTAGACATGTTGGTGGTGCAATGAGGGGTGCTGGTGCTGACCAAATTTCAGTTCTGGTTAGGACAATGGTAGAAAGCAAAGTGAGCAAGAATGTGCTTCGCATGTTCTATGTACTGGGCTATAGGTTAGACCATGAGCTGTTGAGGGTGGGGTTTTCCTTCCAGTTCAATAGGGGGGCACAAATCACTGTAACGGTTTCGTCAGTCAATAAAATGCTGAAGCTGCATGCCACTGACGAGGCTGTGCCAGTAACACCTGGCATACAGATGGTTGAAGTAACAGCCCCTGCTTCTGCTGAAAACTATACTGAAGTTGCTGCTGCTGTTCAATCCTTTTGTGAATACCTTGCCCC GCTTCTGCATCTGTCCAAACCAGGCGTTTCAACTGGTGTGGTTCCTACCGCTGCAGCTGCTGCTGCATCTCTAATGTCTGATGGTGGGGGTACACCTTTGTAG
- the LOC123885516 gene encoding mediator of RNA polymerase II transcription subunit 18 isoform X2, translating into MECVVQGIIETQHVEALEILLQGLCGVQRERLRIHELFLKNNPNLGTGSSEVRLLCDLEQTEPSWTVRHVGGAMRGAGADQISVLVRTMVESKVSKNVLRMFYVLGYRLDHELLRVGFSFQFNRGAQITVTVSSVNKMLKLHATDEAVPVTPGIQMVEVTAPASAENYTEVAAAVQSFCEYLAPLLHLSKPGVSTGVVPTAAAAAASLMSDGGGTPL; encoded by the exons ATGGAATGCGTGGTTCAGGGAATTATAGAGACACAG CATGTCGAGGCTCTTGAGATTCTTCTTCAAGGACTATGTGGTGTTCAGAGAGAACGATTAAGAATCCATGAATTGTTCCTCAAGAATAATCCTAACTTGG GCACGGGATCCTCTGAGGTTCGACTTTTATGTGATTTAGAGCAAACTGAACCCTCATG GACTGTTAGACATGTTGGTGGTGCAATGAGGGGTGCTGGTGCTGACCAAATTTCAGTTCTGGTTAGGACAATGGTAGAAAGCAAAGTGAGCAAGAATGTGCTTCGCATGTTCTATGTACTGGGCTATAGGTTAGACCATGAGCTGTTGAGGGTGGGGTTTTCCTTCCAGTTCAATAGGGGGGCACAAATCACTGTAACGGTTTCGTCAGTCAATAAAATGCTGAAGCTGCATGCCACTGACGAGGCTGTGCCAGTAACACCTGGCATACAGATGGTTGAAGTAACAGCCCCTGCTTCTGCTGAAAACTATACTGAAGTTGCTGCTGCTGTTCAATCCTTTTGTGAATACCTTGCCCC GCTTCTGCATCTGTCCAAACCAGGCGTTTCAACTGGTGTGGTTCCTACCGCTGCAGCTGCTGCTGCATCTCTAATGTCTGATGGTGGGGGTACACCTTTGTAG
- the LOC123884164 gene encoding uncharacterized protein LOC123884164 isoform X2 translates to MIEMTIEVPNSSQQQLHRVASAQFRRPLLHLVSTKEHKKRYLTQCVPLHKAALKGDWKEGRKIIEQDPELLYSAITSGWGTVLHIAAGSNHVHFVDELVKLMDGDALELQDNKGNTAFCFAAAGGNVQIAEIMYEKNALLPSIRGGVGVTPLYLAALQGKSEMALYLFTKSREILEENDWSMVFLICINSGLYDLALEMLNEKETLAFTRGGDSNETGLHLLARKYLACDCQSLGHRKNLLHLCTRDAPILKLIRKMWDKYLFLDDIDMKKIMSEPDQVTFIAAEVGNFEFLSLVTSTYPDLIWELNNEGQSIIYIAILHRHANIFNLIHEIGAFKDFITSFVDINNNNFLHSVAKLAPPDRLNIVSGAALQMMLELSWFEEVKKVIPSSLIEAKNSEGLTPRELFTKEHEELLKKGESWMKQTANSCMIVSTLIATGVFSAAFSLPGGNNDNTESPNYLNKRSFLIFALSDSMALISSSTSILIFLSILISRYAEQDFLKSLPLKLISGLVALFVSIISMMVAFSSAFFITYYHGLKWVPNFISALAFLPIPLFIYLQFSLWSDIVYSAYICRFLFKPSKRMIV, encoded by the exons ATGAT aGAAATGACTATAGAAGTCCCCAACTCTAGCCAACAACAATTGCATAGAGTTGCTTCAGCTCAGTTTAGAAGGCCTCTCCTCCATTTAGTTTCCACTA AAGAACACAAAAAGAGATACCTAACTCAATGTGTGCCCCTTCACAAAGCAGCACTAAAAGGTGATTGGAAAGAAGGTAGAAAAATAATAGAACAAGATCCAGAATTGTTGTACTCTGCCATAACATCTGGGTGGGGAACAGTACTCCATATTGCAGCAGGATCAAATCATGTTCACTTTGTGGATGAGTTGGTAAAACTAATGGACGGTGATGCTTTGGAATTGCAAGATAACAAGGGAAACACGGCTTTTTGCTTTGCTGCAGCAGGTGGAAATGTTCAAATTGCTGAAATAATGTACGAAAAGAATGCATTATTGCCATCAATTAGAGGTGGAGTAGGTGTCACTCCTCTTTACTTGGCTGCATTACAAGGAAAAAGTGAAATGGCATTGTATTTGTTTACTAAATCTAGAGAAATACTTGAGGAAAATGATTGGAGTATGGTTTTTCTCATTTGTATAAACTCAGGACTCTATG ATTTAGCCCTAGAAATGTTAAATGAGAAAGAAACACTAGCTTTCACTCGTGGTGGAGATTCCAATGAGACGGGCTTACACCTTTTGGCTCGAAAATATTTAGCATGTGATTGTCAAAGTCTTGGACATCGCAAAAACCTCTTACACTTAT GTACGAGGGATGCTCCAATTCTTAAGCTTATTAGAAAAATGTGGGATAAGTATCTTTTCCTAGATGACATAGATATGAAGAAAATCATGAGCGAACCAGATCAAGTAACATTTATTGCAGCTGAAGTTGGAAATTTTGAGTTTCTATCCTTGGTTACGAGTACTTATCCTGATTTGATATGGGAACTTAATAACGAGGGTCAAAGCATAATCTACATTGCTATTTTGCACAGACATGCTAATATCTTCAATTTGATACATGAAATTGGCGCATTCAAAGATTTCATAACTTCTTTTGTGGATATTAACAACAATAATTTCTTGCATTCTGTTGCAAAATTAGCACCCCCGGATCGACTCAATATAGTTTCTGGAGCTGCTCTTCAAATGATGCTCGAGTTGTCATGGTTTGAG GAGGTGAAAAAGGTAATACCATCATCATTAATAGAAGCAAAAAATTCTGAAGGCTTAACACCTCGTGAACTATTTACAAAAGAACATGAAGAATTACTTAAAAAAGGTGAATCATGGATGAAACAAACAGCAAATTCTTGTATGATTGTTTCAACTCTGATAGCAACAGGAGTATTTTCAGCCGCATTCAGCTTACCAGGTGGCAACAATGATAACACAGAATCTCCCAATTATTTGAACAAACGATCATTTCTCATATTTGCTTTATCAGATTCCATGGCACTCATCTCATCTTCAACTTCGATCCTAATTTTTCTTTCTATCCTTATCTCGCGATATGCTGAACAAGATTTTCTCAAGTCATTGCCATTGAAGTTGATCTCTGGATTAGTAGCATTGTTTGTCTCAATAATCAGCATGATGGTAGCATTTAGTAGTGCATTTTTCATAACATATTATCATGGTTTGAAATGGGTTCCTAACTTCATTTCTGCTCTTGCATTTTTACCAATACCATTGTTTATATATCTGCAGTTTTCTTTATGGTCTGATATAGTGTACTCTGCTTATATTTGTAGATTTTTATTTAAGCCAAGTAAACGTATGATTGTTTAG
- the LOC123884164 gene encoding uncharacterized protein LOC123884164 isoform X3, whose product MTIEVPNSSQQQLHRVASAQFRRPLLHLVSTKEHKKRYLTQCVPLHKAALKGDWKEGRKIIEQDPELLYSAITSGWGTVLHIAAGSNHVHFVDELVKLMDGDALELQDNKGNTAFCFAAAGGNVQIAEIMYEKNALLPSIRGGVGVTPLYLAALQGKSEMALYLFTKSREILEENDWSMVFLICINSGLYDLALEMLNEKETLAFTRGGDSNETGLHLLARKYLACDCQSLGHRKNLLHLCTRDAPILKLIRKMWDKYLFLDDIDMKKIMSEPDQVTFIAAEVGNFEFLSLVTSTYPDLIWELNNEGQSIIYIAILHRHANIFNLIHEIGAFKDFITSFVDINNNNFLHSVAKLAPPDRLNIVSGAALQMMLELSWFEEVKKVIPSSLIEAKNSEGLTPRELFTKEHEELLKKGESWMKQTANSCMIVSTLIATGVFSAAFSLPGGNNDNTESPNYLNKRSFLIFALSDSMALISSSTSILIFLSILISRYAEQDFLKSLPLKLISGLVALFVSIISMMVAFSSAFFITYYHGLKWVPNFISALAFLPIPLFIYLQFSLWSDIVYSAYICRFLFKPSKRMIV is encoded by the exons ATGACTATAGAAGTCCCCAACTCTAGCCAACAACAATTGCATAGAGTTGCTTCAGCTCAGTTTAGAAGGCCTCTCCTCCATTTAGTTTCCACTA AAGAACACAAAAAGAGATACCTAACTCAATGTGTGCCCCTTCACAAAGCAGCACTAAAAGGTGATTGGAAAGAAGGTAGAAAAATAATAGAACAAGATCCAGAATTGTTGTACTCTGCCATAACATCTGGGTGGGGAACAGTACTCCATATTGCAGCAGGATCAAATCATGTTCACTTTGTGGATGAGTTGGTAAAACTAATGGACGGTGATGCTTTGGAATTGCAAGATAACAAGGGAAACACGGCTTTTTGCTTTGCTGCAGCAGGTGGAAATGTTCAAATTGCTGAAATAATGTACGAAAAGAATGCATTATTGCCATCAATTAGAGGTGGAGTAGGTGTCACTCCTCTTTACTTGGCTGCATTACAAGGAAAAAGTGAAATGGCATTGTATTTGTTTACTAAATCTAGAGAAATACTTGAGGAAAATGATTGGAGTATGGTTTTTCTCATTTGTATAAACTCAGGACTCTATG ATTTAGCCCTAGAAATGTTAAATGAGAAAGAAACACTAGCTTTCACTCGTGGTGGAGATTCCAATGAGACGGGCTTACACCTTTTGGCTCGAAAATATTTAGCATGTGATTGTCAAAGTCTTGGACATCGCAAAAACCTCTTACACTTAT GTACGAGGGATGCTCCAATTCTTAAGCTTATTAGAAAAATGTGGGATAAGTATCTTTTCCTAGATGACATAGATATGAAGAAAATCATGAGCGAACCAGATCAAGTAACATTTATTGCAGCTGAAGTTGGAAATTTTGAGTTTCTATCCTTGGTTACGAGTACTTATCCTGATTTGATATGGGAACTTAATAACGAGGGTCAAAGCATAATCTACATTGCTATTTTGCACAGACATGCTAATATCTTCAATTTGATACATGAAATTGGCGCATTCAAAGATTTCATAACTTCTTTTGTGGATATTAACAACAATAATTTCTTGCATTCTGTTGCAAAATTAGCACCCCCGGATCGACTCAATATAGTTTCTGGAGCTGCTCTTCAAATGATGCTCGAGTTGTCATGGTTTGAG GAGGTGAAAAAGGTAATACCATCATCATTAATAGAAGCAAAAAATTCTGAAGGCTTAACACCTCGTGAACTATTTACAAAAGAACATGAAGAATTACTTAAAAAAGGTGAATCATGGATGAAACAAACAGCAAATTCTTGTATGATTGTTTCAACTCTGATAGCAACAGGAGTATTTTCAGCCGCATTCAGCTTACCAGGTGGCAACAATGATAACACAGAATCTCCCAATTATTTGAACAAACGATCATTTCTCATATTTGCTTTATCAGATTCCATGGCACTCATCTCATCTTCAACTTCGATCCTAATTTTTCTTTCTATCCTTATCTCGCGATATGCTGAACAAGATTTTCTCAAGTCATTGCCATTGAAGTTGATCTCTGGATTAGTAGCATTGTTTGTCTCAATAATCAGCATGATGGTAGCATTTAGTAGTGCATTTTTCATAACATATTATCATGGTTTGAAATGGGTTCCTAACTTCATTTCTGCTCTTGCATTTTTACCAATACCATTGTTTATATATCTGCAGTTTTCTTTATGGTCTGATATAGTGTACTCTGCTTATATTTGTAGATTTTTATTTAAGCCAAGTAAACGTATGATTGTTTAG